One genomic segment of Bacillota bacterium includes these proteins:
- the bshC gene encoding bacillithiol biosynthesis cysteine-adding enzyme BshC, producing the protein MDILTAYREGLLTDLLPYFHDDSRSWPRRQRYLQQKEGPEPSFWEWLRKLNENYGCDPAALCSVDRLANGGLAVVSGQQAGLLTGPLYTIYKVATSIRFADKMSQELGQPVVPVFWLASEDHDFAEIKAAVFPGSEEPQTLVFPGEYRLTPAAEIPLCQEDVDYVLEQLQVILPETEFTPAVLEMVRDTGSRFESYSDWCGALLSQLFSRQGLVLLDASGAPVRQAAQPIFKAAVAAGDKIYADLAAQAAKLKNLRIKPGLDLPPDHAHLFYLDRGKRIALLRAGDLFVGRRNEVRFTQEQLLAAIETEPASFSPNVVLRPMVQEMVLPVLAMVGGPGEFAYMSQMAPVFSRFNLELPPLVPRLSGTLVEPPAARLLAKYGLGVPDVEAGLEGWLEAKLAASDPIGIDASFDRLRGQISAGYEQLAVELVDSQLGDLKAKNLRKVLEQVQYLHNRTAETHRRQHKLLRQHVQRLETSLPPNQERQYNLIWYLNRYGPGFVDTLAAQDYDKRMILWL; encoded by the coding sequence TTGGATATATTGACAGCTTATAGGGAAGGTCTGCTTACAGATTTGTTGCCCTATTTTCATGATGATTCCCGGTCCTGGCCTCGACGGCAGCGGTATCTGCAGCAAAAAGAAGGACCGGAACCGTCTTTTTGGGAGTGGCTGCGTAAATTAAATGAAAACTATGGTTGTGACCCGGCGGCTCTGTGCTCAGTTGATCGACTTGCTAATGGCGGCCTGGCGGTGGTTAGCGGTCAACAGGCCGGATTGCTGACGGGACCGCTGTATACAATCTACAAAGTAGCGACTTCAATCAGGTTCGCAGATAAAATGTCCCAGGAACTTGGACAACCGGTGGTGCCGGTGTTTTGGCTGGCCAGTGAAGATCATGATTTCGCAGAAATCAAGGCGGCGGTGTTTCCGGGTTCAGAAGAGCCACAAACGCTGGTGTTTCCCGGGGAGTACAGGCTGACCCCGGCGGCAGAGATTCCACTCTGTCAGGAGGATGTGGATTATGTACTGGAGCAGCTGCAAGTAATTTTGCCTGAAACTGAGTTCACACCGGCGGTGCTGGAAATGGTGCGGGATACAGGGAGCCGGTTTGAAAGTTATTCTGACTGGTGTGGCGCCCTGCTCAGCCAACTTTTTTCCCGGCAGGGTCTGGTCCTTCTCGATGCTTCGGGAGCGCCTGTACGACAAGCTGCCCAGCCGATATTTAAGGCTGCGGTTGCTGCCGGTGACAAAATATACGCTGATTTAGCTGCTCAGGCCGCAAAACTAAAGAATTTGAGAATAAAACCCGGTTTGGACCTGCCGCCTGACCATGCCCACTTGTTCTATTTGGACAGGGGGAAGCGCATCGCGCTGCTGCGGGCTGGGGATTTGTTTGTCGGGCGCCGCAATGAAGTGCGATTTACCCAGGAGCAGCTGCTGGCGGCAATTGAGACGGAACCAGCCAGCTTCAGCCCCAATGTTGTGCTGCGGCCGATGGTTCAAGAAATGGTGTTACCAGTGTTGGCAATGGTTGGCGGACCGGGAGAATTTGCCTACATGTCCCAAATGGCGCCGGTCTTTTCCCGCTTTAACCTGGAATTGCCGCCGTTGGTGCCCAGGCTTAGCGGCACCCTGGTAGAGCCGCCAGCGGCAAGGCTGTTGGCAAAGTATGGGCTGGGGGTTCCAGACGTTGAAGCCGGTTTGGAAGGCTGGTTGGAAGCGAAGTTAGCTGCCAGCGATCCAATTGGCATTGATGCGTCATTTGACAGACTGCGAGGGCAGATTAGCGCAGGCTATGAGCAATTGGCGGTGGAACTGGTGGACAGTCAGCTTGGCGATTTAAAGGCGAAGAACTTGCGCAAAGTCTTGGAGCAGGTGCAGTATTTACATAACCGAACTGCCGAGACCCATCGCCGTCAGCATAAATTGCTGCGGCAACATGTCCAGCGCCTGGAGACCAGCTTACCCCCGAACCAAGAGCGGCAGTATAATTTGATTTGGTATCTGAACAGATACGGCCCCGGTTTTGTGGATACGCTGGCGGCCCAAGATTATGATAAAAGAATGATACTTTGGCTGTAG
- the bshB1 gene encoding bacillithiol biosynthesis deacetylase BshB1 translates to MKILVIGAHPDDIELSVGGIVAKHVAMGYEVELCDLTAGEMGSNGTPEQRLAEGQEAAKILGAGRRHNLGLPDGLLIPDRHAILKMAELVRAVAPDLVLAPWWQDRHPDHEAASLIATRGCHLAGLHKFPVSGERHRPERMLYYFLGRIGEPSFIVNVDDFWDTKMAAIKAHASQFASREDGANPTFLNRGQFFENYELRFRTWGRGIGARYGEALVSREPIAVQDITYV, encoded by the coding sequence ATGAAGATATTGGTTATTGGCGCCCATCCCGATGATATTGAGTTATCTGTGGGGGGAATCGTTGCCAAACATGTTGCCATGGGCTATGAAGTGGAACTCTGTGACTTAACTGCTGGTGAAATGGGCAGCAACGGCACACCGGAGCAGCGACTGGCCGAAGGGCAAGAGGCCGCTAAAATCCTTGGGGCTGGTCGCCGGCATAATTTGGGGTTGCCCGATGGATTATTGATCCCAGACCGCCATGCAATCCTGAAAATGGCGGAGTTGGTGCGGGCGGTGGCGCCGGACTTGGTGTTGGCGCCCTGGTGGCAGGACCGCCATCCCGACCATGAGGCTGCAAGTCTAATTGCTACTCGGGGCTGTCATCTTGCCGGGTTGCACAAGTTCCCCGTGTCAGGGGAACGGCATCGACCTGAGCGTATGCTCTATTATTTCCTCGGTCGTATCGGGGAGCCATCGTTCATTGTCAATGTCGATGACTTCTGGGATACAAAGATGGCTGCAATAAAAGCCCATGCAAGCCAATTTGCTTCCCGGGAGGATGGGGCCAACCCTACATTTCTCAACCGCGGCCAATTTTTTGAGAATTATGAACTGCGGTTCCGGACCTGGGGCAGGGGGATTGGCGCCCGCTATGGTGAGGCGCTTGTCAGCAGGGAGCCGATTGCTGTTCAAGATATAACATATGTGTAG
- a CDS encoding response regulator transcription factor, translating to MTPQIDIGVKMLGKLILTLERDFLQVHPQLVTTLERKYNVVLNLEVRLTEQRLRNLWQTRHLEGLVIGGNLVTPGQLASLPGRDFALILINAPYTLPDSMSKDPLSVLINCRQENLDLRLWGNGERYVELLCSILAGLYSCLDVQLDSCSFTEKEREVLTMLLQGLKDDHIARTLYISPKTVRNHISNMLRKVGVESRTQLVLWAMQRGLKN from the coding sequence GTGACGCCGCAAATTGACATTGGGGTGAAGATGTTGGGTAAATTGATACTAACTCTGGAAAGAGATTTCCTTCAGGTCCACCCCCAACTAGTGACCACCCTGGAACGTAAATACAATGTTGTTCTCAATCTGGAGGTCAGGTTAACTGAGCAGAGGTTGCGTAATCTATGGCAGACCAGGCATCTCGAAGGTTTGGTGATTGGCGGCAATTTGGTGACCCCCGGGCAACTGGCTTCACTGCCGGGCCGCGATTTTGCTCTGATTCTGATTAACGCGCCGTATACGCTTCCCGACAGTATGAGCAAAGACCCTTTGAGCGTGCTGATTAATTGCCGGCAGGAGAACTTGGACTTACGTTTATGGGGAAACGGCGAACGTTATGTAGAGCTTCTGTGCTCAATTTTAGCTGGGCTTTACTCATGCTTGGATGTACAGTTGGACAGTTGCAGCTTCACTGAAAAAGAGCGAGAGGTGCTGACCATGTTGCTGCAGGGCCTAAAAGATGATCACATTGCCAGGACCTTGTATATCAGTCCCAAGACTGTCCGTAACCACATTAGCAATATGTTGCGAAAAGTTGGGGTGGAAAGCCGAACCCAGTTGGTTTTATGGGCAATGCAACGGGGTTTGAAAAATTGA
- a CDS encoding phage holin family protein, giving the protein MRFLIRWLLNGLALLVVAWLLTGVHVNGWQAAVTAGLGLGLVNALIRPIIKLLALPITILTLGLFGLVINAGLFWLVSELVQGFAVDGFIWALAGAVLVAIFAAVFAGFLGVKK; this is encoded by the coding sequence ATGCGTTTTCTTATTCGTTGGTTATTGAACGGACTTGCTCTTTTAGTTGTGGCTTGGTTGCTGACTGGTGTGCATGTGAACGGCTGGCAGGCGGCGGTGACTGCAGGGCTCGGACTGGGTTTGGTCAATGCCTTGATACGACCTATTATTAAGCTGTTGGCCCTGCCGATTACTATTCTGACCCTGGGGCTATTTGGTCTGGTGATTAATGCCGGTTTGTTTTGGTTAGTCAGTGAGCTGGTGCAGGGATTCGCTGTGGACGGTTTTATCTGGGCACTTGCCGGCGCGGTACTGGTGGCCATCTTTGCGGCTGTCTTCGCAGGTTTTTTGGGAGTAAAAAAATAA